DNA sequence from the Nitrospinota bacterium genome:
ATTCGCATCCGCTGGCGCTTCGGCCGGATGCGGAAGACGATTGATCAGCACTCCGGCGGGACGCACCAGCCGGTCATGCAGCATATAGCCGGGACGCTGCACCGCCAAGACGGTGTTATCCGGCTTCGTGGGATCGGCCAACATTCCCATCGCTTCGTGCAGCTTCGGGTCGAACGGCCGCCCCGCCGCCTCCACCCTGCGCACGTTGAACTGCTCAAGCGTTTTTAAAAAACTGTCAAACACCATTCCCACCCCTTGCCGCATGGGATCATCCGCCGTGGCGTGGGTAAGGGCAATTTCCAGCGTATCGAGCACCGTCACCAGTTCGCGCGCCATCGGCAAAGCGGCGTACTTCACATCCTCTTCCTTTTGCCGTTCGAGGCGCTTGCGCGTATTTTCGAAATCAGCGCGTTGCAGCAACATCTCGTAACGGAGTTTCTCCACTTCGGCTTTCAACGCCTCCTTTTCAGCGGCGGCTGC
Encoded proteins:
- a CDS encoding nucleotide exchange factor GrpE → MTGEREQKQPAAGQNVPEAAAPSPEAAAAAEKEALKAEVEKLRYEMLLQRADFENTRKRLERQKEEDVKYAALPMARELVTVLDTLEIALTHATADDPMRQGVGMVFDSFLKTLEQFNVRRVEAAGRPFDPKLHEAMGMLADPTKPDNTVLAVQRPGYMLHDRLVRPAGVLINRLPHPAEAPADANPKPE